From the genome of Geothrix sp. 21YS21S-4, one region includes:
- a CDS encoding ATP-binding cassette domain-containing protein, with translation MAFSIAPGEALGVRGPSGSGKTTLLYLALGLLEPAEGQLWLEGAPWSPLPERERRARRPRIQAVFQDPAGSLPPHRTGWEILQEPLEIHRRGDATFRREAAARMAARVKFPEASLGQHPEAWSGGLAQRLCLARALMLEPALLVLDEPFSALDPTLGGHLLALLLELKAEGTALLVASHDPRALNLLGDRFLDLAAGGSYSSGACTALALM, from the coding sequence GTGGCCTTCTCGATCGCCCCGGGCGAGGCCCTCGGCGTGAGGGGCCCCAGCGGATCGGGCAAGACCACCCTGCTGTACCTGGCGTTGGGTCTGCTGGAGCCCGCGGAAGGGCAACTGTGGCTGGAGGGTGCGCCCTGGTCGCCGCTTCCCGAACGGGAGCGCCGGGCCCGGCGACCGCGGATCCAGGCCGTGTTCCAGGATCCGGCGGGTAGCCTGCCGCCCCATCGCACCGGCTGGGAGATCCTCCAGGAACCCCTGGAGATCCATCGGCGCGGAGATGCTACGTTCCGGCGGGAAGCCGCGGCCCGGATGGCCGCCCGGGTGAAGTTTCCGGAGGCCTCGCTGGGCCAGCACCCCGAAGCCTGGTCCGGCGGGCTGGCCCAGCGGCTCTGCCTGGCGCGGGCGCTCATGTTGGAACCCGCGCTGCTGGTGCTGGACGAGCCCTTCTCAGCCCTCGACCCCACCCTTGGGGGCCACCTGCTGGCCCTGCTTCTGGAGCTCAAGGCCGAAGGCACGGCCCTGCTGGTGGCCAGTCACGACCCCCGGGCCCTGAATCTGCTGGGCGACCGCTTTCTCGATCTGGCGGCGGGTGGAAGCTACTCCAGCGGCGCTTGTACGGCGCTGGCGCTGATGTAG